A single region of the Streptomyces sp. NBC_01262 genome encodes:
- a CDS encoding glycosyl hydrolase family 18 protein: MQFKQLKRFEQLRKRPLLAALTSAALALGAFAGLAGIGPSEAAAATSTGGVNIAYYDQWSVYGNAFYPKHLDTRGIAGKLDVLNYSFANIDPTNLTCLEGVNKAASQDESNGSAGDGAGDSYADYGKTFTAADSVDGVADVWNQPLAGNFNQLKKLKAKYPNLKINISIGGWTYSKYFSDVAASAAARTKFVTSCIDTFIKGNLPVADGFGGTGAAAGLFDGIDLDWEYPGSAAGHTGNHYSTADKANFTLLLAEFRKQLDAYGTANSRKMLLTAALPSGGDKIANLETDKIGSYLDYANLMTYDMNGAWATTGPTYHQSPLYASAGDPTAAKYTIDAAVNAYTAGGLAASKITLGYELYYRGWTGVPAGSNHGLAQTATGAAPARSLSATAGVAYYKELTGLVDNASYTYWDDTAKASYFYNGTEFWTGLNARSIQARADYAHCHGLGGAMMYSLLDLDTGTTLLNSITTAVDGSASSCSGSTSTPTTTATPTPTPTPTVTPTPTVTPTPTATATTCATAWSSSAIYVNGDKVSYAGHNWLAKWWTTNEIPGTTGEWGVWSDQGACG; this comes from the coding sequence GTGCAGTTCAAACAGCTCAAGCGGTTCGAGCAGCTCAGGAAGCGACCGCTCCTGGCCGCGCTCACCAGTGCCGCCCTCGCCCTCGGCGCCTTCGCCGGCCTGGCCGGCATCGGCCCCTCCGAGGCGGCCGCCGCCACCTCCACCGGCGGCGTCAACATCGCGTACTACGACCAGTGGAGCGTCTACGGCAACGCCTTCTACCCCAAGCACCTGGACACCCGGGGCATCGCGGGCAAGCTCGACGTCCTCAACTACTCCTTCGCCAACATCGACCCGACCAACCTCACCTGTCTCGAAGGCGTCAACAAGGCCGCCAGCCAGGACGAGTCCAACGGGAGCGCGGGCGACGGCGCGGGCGACTCCTACGCCGACTACGGCAAGACCTTCACCGCCGCCGACAGCGTCGACGGCGTCGCCGACGTCTGGAACCAGCCGCTGGCCGGCAACTTCAACCAGCTGAAGAAGCTCAAGGCCAAGTACCCGAACCTGAAGATCAACATCTCGATCGGCGGCTGGACCTACTCCAAGTACTTCTCCGACGTCGCCGCCAGCGCCGCCGCCCGCACCAAGTTCGTCACCTCCTGCATCGACACCTTCATCAAGGGCAACCTCCCCGTCGCCGACGGCTTCGGCGGCACGGGTGCCGCCGCCGGCCTCTTCGACGGCATCGACCTCGACTGGGAGTACCCCGGCTCCGCCGCCGGTCACACCGGCAACCACTACAGCACCGCCGACAAGGCCAACTTCACGCTCCTCCTGGCCGAGTTCAGGAAGCAGCTCGACGCCTACGGCACCGCCAACAGCCGCAAGATGCTGCTCACCGCCGCTCTCCCCTCCGGCGGCGACAAGATCGCCAACCTGGAGACCGACAAGATCGGCTCCTACCTCGACTACGCCAACCTCATGACGTACGACATGAACGGCGCCTGGGCCACCACCGGTCCCACCTACCACCAGTCCCCGCTCTACGCCTCCGCCGGCGACCCCACCGCCGCGAAGTACACCATCGACGCCGCCGTCAACGCCTACACGGCCGGCGGCCTGGCCGCCTCCAAGATCACCCTGGGCTACGAGCTCTACTACCGCGGCTGGACCGGCGTCCCGGCCGGCAGCAACCACGGCCTCGCCCAGACCGCCACCGGCGCCGCTCCCGCCCGCAGCCTCAGCGCCACCGCCGGCGTCGCCTACTACAAGGAGCTCACCGGCCTCGTCGACAACGCCAGCTACACCTACTGGGACGACACCGCCAAGGCCTCCTACTTCTACAACGGCACCGAATTCTGGACCGGCCTCAACGCCAGGTCCATCCAGGCCAGGGCCGACTACGCCCACTGCCACGGCCTCGGCGGCGCCATGATGTACTCCCTGCTTGACCTCGACACCGGCACCACCCTGCTCAACTCCATCACGACAGCCGTCGACGGCTCCGCCTCCAGCTGCTCGGGCTCGACCTCGACCCCGACCACCACCGCGACCCCGACACCCACCCCCACCCCGACCGTCACCCCCACTCCCACCGTCACCCCCACCCCCACCGCGACGGCCACCACCTGCGCCACCGCCTGGAGCAGCTCCGCCATCTACGTCAACGGCGACAAGGTCTCCTACGCCGGCCACAACTGGCTCGCCAAGTGGTGGACCACCAACGAGATCCCCGGCACCACCGGCGAATGGGGCGTCTGGTCCGACCAGGGCGCCTGCGGCTGA
- a CDS encoding MFS transporter, translated as MSISTATSGPTDRRAATLVMACLGVFIAYLPITTVAASLPAIQAALSSSTAQLSWVQDAFVLPMAALILTAGVFGDVHGRKKVFQAGLAFCAIGAAVALCAQSVQVLWIGQAVSGLGAAALLPTTLALISHAVPDFRERGKFIGLWATSLMASLAVGSLIAGVILDHAAWRWIYLLPIPVSLIALALSAPLLSDSRAPHGRRLDWPGQITAALAITAAVYGVIEGGAGSFTNAKVLVALATSAISAVAFVLAERRSDSPMLDLRLFRSPAFTATTLVAMITFLGLIGFFFVLSLYFGMVQQLDTLQAGFRLLMVTLAALVVGAPVGRLMHRVSARVLITGGLLVVAASLLSLTALDATTPFASVAWRLALLGLGMGTVMTPMTATAVASVPYQLAGMAAAGNNAFRQVGGALGPAVLGALLTTRALHTLPEHLADAGLTGATQQRIVSAADADGLGAVAQLNLGADTSRALDALGSAFLDGLHLCLIVAAVLTLIAALCSVILLRRPRETKSTVVRPKASAAATSAKDANGADHGRSVSPAETVTASDGA; from the coding sequence ATGAGCATCTCGACCGCGACAAGCGGGCCGACCGACCGACGTGCGGCCACGCTTGTCATGGCCTGTCTCGGCGTTTTCATCGCCTATCTGCCGATCACCACCGTTGCGGCGAGCCTGCCCGCCATCCAGGCGGCTTTGAGCTCCTCGACCGCCCAGCTGTCCTGGGTCCAGGACGCGTTCGTCCTCCCCATGGCCGCGCTCATCCTGACCGCCGGTGTCTTCGGCGACGTCCATGGGCGCAAGAAGGTGTTCCAGGCGGGCCTGGCCTTCTGCGCCATCGGTGCCGCCGTCGCACTGTGCGCTCAATCGGTGCAGGTTCTGTGGATCGGCCAGGCCGTGTCCGGGCTTGGCGCGGCGGCGCTGCTGCCCACCACGCTGGCGCTGATCAGCCATGCGGTTCCCGACTTTCGGGAGCGCGGCAAGTTCATCGGCCTGTGGGCCACCTCCCTGATGGCGTCCCTGGCCGTCGGCTCCCTGATCGCGGGGGTGATCCTCGACCATGCTGCCTGGCGCTGGATCTACCTGCTGCCCATCCCCGTCTCGCTGATCGCACTGGCCCTGTCCGCGCCGCTGCTGAGCGACTCGCGGGCACCGCACGGGCGCCGGCTGGACTGGCCCGGACAGATCACCGCCGCGCTGGCGATCACCGCCGCGGTGTACGGCGTCATCGAAGGCGGCGCGGGCTCCTTCACCAACGCGAAGGTCCTGGTGGCCCTGGCCACTTCCGCCATCAGCGCCGTCGCCTTCGTCCTGGCGGAACGGCGCAGCGACAGCCCCATGCTGGACCTGAGGCTCTTCCGCAGCCCGGCCTTCACCGCCACCACCCTCGTCGCGATGATCACCTTTCTCGGGCTGATCGGCTTCTTCTTCGTCCTCAGCCTGTACTTCGGCATGGTCCAGCAACTCGACACGCTTCAGGCGGGGTTCCGGCTGCTGATGGTCACCCTGGCGGCCCTCGTGGTCGGAGCGCCGGTCGGGCGCCTCATGCACCGGGTCTCCGCCCGCGTCCTGATCACCGGCGGCCTGCTCGTGGTCGCCGCCTCGCTGCTGTCCCTGACCGCCCTTGACGCCACCACCCCGTTCGCCTCCGTGGCCTGGCGGCTGGCCCTGCTGGGCCTGGGCATGGGCACTGTCATGACGCCCATGACCGCCACGGCTGTCGCCTCCGTGCCGTACCAGCTGGCGGGCATGGCGGCGGCCGGCAACAACGCCTTCCGTCAGGTCGGCGGCGCCCTGGGCCCGGCGGTCCTGGGCGCACTGCTGACCACCAGGGCCCTGCACACCCTTCCCGAGCATCTCGCCGACGCCGGCCTGACGGGAGCGACCCAGCAGCGCATCGTCTCGGCCGCGGATGCGGACGGACTGGGCGCGGTCGCCCAGCTGAACCTGGGCGCGGACACCAGCCGCGCACTGGACGCCTTGGGCAGCGCCTTCCTCGACGGCCTCCACCTGTGCCTGATCGTGGCCGCGGTACTGACGCTGATTGCCGCCCTGTGTTCTGTCATCCTGCTGCGCCGCCCCCGGGAGACAAAGAGCACCGTGGTCCGGCCCAAGGCGTCAGCCGCTGCGACGTCGGCGAAGGATGCGAACGGCGCCGACCACGGCCGCTCGGTCTCCCCCGCGGAGACGGTTACGGCATCGGACGGCGCGTGA
- a CDS encoding Lrp/AsnC family transcriptional regulator, translated as MADDVDMKILHSLQCAPRAPFRLIGEVIGVSEQTAARRYHALHRSGVVRVVGMVNPAVYGQAQWVARIRCRPDRVGPLADALARRAEIAYANIASGGSEIICVIRSPVDAQRDDMLMQQLPKSAAVLDVSIDLLIHPFGDPGTVGWASYGGRLTPEQVRQLAGDPPGAPTGPLLPPAEEDAPLLDAVAQDGRTTHTQLAALTGWSTARVARRLDALESSGTLSYDVDSLPERLGYQLNATLWLRVAPAHLQRIGEELVRHDEVAFAGATSGQHNVMAIVICRDAEDFYRYLTTRFAAIPGIDAYGVSIRVRRLKQAASLISRGRLVRPSPA; from the coding sequence ATGGCAGACGATGTCGACATGAAAATCCTCCACTCATTGCAATGCGCGCCGCGTGCCCCGTTCCGGCTCATCGGCGAGGTGATCGGCGTCTCGGAGCAGACCGCGGCCCGCCGCTACCACGCGCTGCACCGCAGCGGGGTGGTACGCGTGGTGGGCATGGTCAACCCCGCCGTGTACGGACAGGCGCAGTGGGTTGCCCGCATCCGCTGCCGCCCCGACCGCGTCGGCCCGCTCGCCGACGCACTCGCCCGGCGAGCCGAAATCGCCTACGCCAACATCGCCTCCGGCGGCTCGGAGATCATCTGCGTCATCCGCTCACCCGTCGATGCCCAACGCGACGACATGCTGATGCAGCAGCTGCCCAAATCGGCCGCCGTCCTCGACGTGAGCATCGACCTGCTCATCCATCCGTTCGGCGATCCCGGCACGGTGGGCTGGGCCAGCTATGGCGGACGCCTCACCCCCGAGCAGGTACGGCAACTCGCCGGCGACCCACCCGGCGCCCCCACCGGACCTCTGCTGCCCCCGGCCGAGGAGGACGCCCCGCTGCTGGACGCCGTGGCCCAGGACGGTCGCACCACCCACACCCAACTCGCCGCACTCACCGGCTGGTCCACCGCCCGGGTGGCCCGCCGGCTCGACGCCCTGGAGAGCTCCGGCACCCTCTCCTACGACGTCGACTCGCTCCCCGAGCGGCTCGGTTACCAGCTCAACGCCACCCTCTGGTTGCGGGTCGCCCCTGCCCACCTTCAGCGCATCGGCGAGGAACTCGTCCGCCACGACGAAGTCGCCTTCGCCGGCGCCACCAGCGGACAGCACAATGTGATGGCCATCGTCATCTGCCGCGACGCCGAGGATTTCTACCGCTACCTGACCACCCGGTTCGCCGCCATCCCCGGCATCGATGCGTACGGCGTCAGCATCAGGGTGCGTCGCCTCAAACAGGCCGCCTCCCTCATCTCCCGCGGCCGCCTGGTCCGCCCGTCCCCCGCATAG
- a CDS encoding putative bifunctional diguanylate cyclase/phosphodiesterase — MGGPPEMPAPTVTHRDSLTPDLTSDPRDRSDQRDQNDQRDKRDQRDYRAAFAIARLPMALVGRDGRVLEANRALGALLGADPVRLNALAAAELVGLHADERLRAEYADVLAGRSEQLRCTRPVRARDGRTLRAEVTVAPVPGGVLLSVEDLGERHELREQLRHLRMHDPVTKLPNRALFFERLATALDRAAESTGRVGLCYLDLDGFKAINDTLGHRIGDRLLSAVAGRLTDCAARLGRGHHLVARLGGDEFAVLVEGSTGTGQATSLAESVLAALQRPFDLAGQRLAVSASIGVVEREASGTTATGIMQAADTTLYWAKADGKARWTLFDPERNAHRMTRQALSSTLRQAVERGEFVLEYQPLVAMGNGSVRGVEALVRWQHPHFGLLGPNRFISLAEENGSIVQLGRWVLAESCRQARQWQKDYPDDPLFVSVNVAVRQVWDSDLVADVAEILDDTGLPPELLQLELTESAVMGSAGRPLQALHALHEMGVRIAIDDFGTGYSNLAYLSRLPVSTLKLDGSFVHGFRNDQHPNPADETIVEALVQLAHRLGLTVTAECVENAEQAERLRRIGCDTGQGWLYSRPVAPERIAELKGRQAP; from the coding sequence ATGGGCGGACCACCCGAAATGCCGGCGCCGACCGTCACTCACCGTGACTCTCTAACCCCTGATCTGACCTCTGATCCGCGCGACCGGTCGGATCAGCGGGACCAGAACGACCAGCGCGACAAACGCGATCAGCGCGACTACCGGGCCGCCTTCGCCATCGCCCGCCTCCCCATGGCCCTGGTCGGCCGCGACGGCCGCGTCCTGGAGGCCAACCGCGCCCTCGGCGCCCTCCTCGGCGCCGACCCGGTCCGCCTCAACGCCCTCGCCGCCGCCGAACTCGTCGGCCTGCACGCCGACGAGCGCCTGCGCGCCGAGTACGCCGACGTACTCGCCGGGCGCAGCGAGCAACTGCGCTGCACCCGCCCCGTCCGTGCCCGCGACGGCCGCACCCTGCGCGCGGAGGTCACCGTGGCCCCCGTGCCCGGCGGCGTCCTGCTCTCCGTGGAGGACCTCGGCGAACGCCACGAACTGCGGGAGCAGTTGCGCCACCTGCGCATGCACGACCCCGTCACCAAACTCCCCAACCGCGCCCTGTTCTTCGAACGCCTCGCCACCGCGCTGGACCGCGCCGCCGAGTCCACCGGCCGCGTCGGCCTGTGCTACCTCGACCTCGACGGCTTCAAGGCCATCAACGACACCCTCGGACACCGCATCGGCGACCGCCTCCTCAGCGCCGTCGCCGGCCGCCTCACCGACTGCGCCGCCCGTCTCGGCCGCGGCCACCACCTCGTCGCCCGCCTCGGCGGCGACGAGTTCGCCGTCCTCGTCGAGGGATCCACCGGCACCGGCCAGGCCACCTCCCTCGCCGAATCCGTACTGGCCGCGCTGCAGCGCCCCTTCGACCTGGCCGGCCAGCGCCTGGCGGTCTCCGCGAGCATCGGCGTGGTGGAACGCGAGGCCTCCGGCACCACCGCCACCGGCATCATGCAGGCCGCCGACACCACCCTGTACTGGGCCAAGGCCGACGGCAAAGCCCGCTGGACCCTCTTCGACCCCGAGCGCAATGCCCACCGCATGACCCGTCAGGCGCTCTCCAGCACCCTGCGACAGGCCGTCGAGCGCGGCGAGTTCGTGCTGGAGTACCAGCCCCTGGTCGCCATGGGCAATGGCAGCGTGCGCGGCGTCGAAGCCCTGGTCCGGTGGCAGCATCCGCACTTCGGCCTCCTCGGGCCGAATCGGTTCATCTCCCTCGCCGAGGAGAACGGTTCCATCGTCCAGCTCGGCCGCTGGGTCCTTGCCGAATCGTGCCGCCAGGCCCGCCAGTGGCAGAAGGACTACCCCGACGACCCCCTCTTCGTCAGCGTCAACGTCGCCGTCCGCCAGGTCTGGGACTCCGACCTGGTCGCCGACGTGGCCGAGATCCTCGACGACACCGGCCTCCCGCCCGAGCTCCTCCAGCTGGAGCTGACCGAGTCGGCCGTCATGGGCTCCGCCGGACGGCCGTTGCAGGCCCTTCACGCCCTCCACGAAATGGGCGTGCGCATCGCCATCGACGACTTCGGCACCGGCTACTCCAACCTGGCCTACCTGAGCCGCCTGCCCGTCTCCACCCTCAAACTCGACGGTTCCTTCGTCCACGGCTTCCGCAACGACCAGCACCCCAACCCCGCCGACGAGACGATCGTCGAAGCCCTGGTCCAGCTCGCGCACCGGCTCGGCCTCACCGTCACCGCCGAATGCGTGGAGAACGCCGAACAGGCGGAACGCCTGCGCCGCATCGGCTGCGACACCGGCCAGGGCTGGCTCTACTCCCGCCCGGTCGCGCCGGAACGGATCGCCGAGCTGAAGGGCCGCCAGGCCCCCTGA
- a CDS encoding M6 family metalloprotease domain-containing protein: MSRLPERAHREQWRYHPLRAVAAAASVFGAVVAWTLVMGPAVAAPGGGGCVPVRTRAHHSEGASSWNRAYPRPRGDLDAVMVFLSFPDSPPKLTTRAVEADHFPATSRFFARASYGRFRLHAHAAHRWLRMPGTSYSYGIRRDWADADRARYLRDAVAVADKAVDFAKYQVVYLVADPDAPGVDSDATKVVNLARPIRADGVSLRRLVTVFEHHPPDRNVLAHETGHAFDLPDLYYRPPAGSTADWDTHVGDWDLMGSQFGLAPDPFAWHKWRLGWLGKGQVRCVRHTGAAHWYELSPSDAGAAAPRGTARLLVVPTGGDSALAIEVRGGAGNDARACRRGVLLYEVRADVGSGDGPIDVLDGHPGTGACANTSVYPPLADAPLGVGESFSYDGQDGSTVRVTVAGRAADGSWTVKVTDDQA; encoded by the coding sequence GTGTCCCGACTACCCGAACGTGCGCATCGCGAACAGTGGCGGTATCACCCGCTGCGGGCCGTCGCGGCCGCGGCGAGCGTCTTCGGCGCGGTCGTCGCGTGGACCCTCGTCATGGGCCCGGCCGTCGCCGCACCGGGCGGCGGGGGCTGCGTCCCGGTCCGTACGCGGGCCCACCACTCCGAGGGCGCCAGCAGCTGGAACCGGGCCTATCCGCGGCCGCGCGGCGACCTCGACGCGGTGATGGTCTTCCTCTCCTTCCCGGACTCGCCCCCGAAGCTGACCACCCGTGCCGTCGAGGCCGACCACTTCCCGGCCACCTCGCGCTTCTTCGCACGGGCCTCGTACGGACGGTTCCGGCTGCACGCGCATGCCGCGCACCGGTGGCTGCGCATGCCCGGGACCTCGTACTCGTACGGGATACGGCGGGACTGGGCCGACGCCGACCGCGCCCGCTACCTGCGGGACGCCGTCGCGGTGGCGGACAAGGCGGTGGACTTCGCGAAGTACCAGGTCGTGTACCTGGTCGCCGACCCCGACGCCCCCGGGGTCGACTCCGACGCCACGAAGGTCGTCAACCTCGCCAGGCCGATCCGGGCCGACGGGGTGTCACTGCGGCGGCTGGTCACGGTCTTCGAGCACCACCCGCCGGACCGCAACGTGCTCGCCCACGAGACGGGCCACGCCTTCGACCTGCCCGATCTCTACTACCGGCCGCCGGCCGGCAGCACGGCCGACTGGGACACGCATGTCGGCGACTGGGATCTCATGGGCAGCCAGTTCGGGCTCGCGCCGGATCCGTTCGCGTGGCACAAGTGGCGCCTCGGGTGGCTGGGCAAGGGGCAGGTGCGCTGCGTACGCCACACAGGCGCCGCGCACTGGTACGAGCTGAGCCCCTCCGACGCGGGTGCGGCGGCGCCCCGTGGCACGGCGCGGCTTCTGGTCGTCCCCACGGGCGGCGACTCGGCGCTGGCCATCGAGGTGCGCGGAGGCGCCGGCAACGACGCCCGCGCATGCAGGCGCGGGGTGCTGCTGTACGAGGTGCGGGCGGACGTCGGTTCGGGCGACGGGCCGATCGACGTCCTCGACGGGCATCCGGGCACGGGCGCCTGCGCGAACACCTCCGTCTATCCGCCGCTGGCGGACGCGCCGCTGGGGGTCGGCGAGAGCTTCTCGTACGACGGTCAGGACGGCAGCACGGTCCGGGTGACGGTGGCCGGCCGTGCGGCGGACGGTTCGTGGACCGTCAAGGTCACGGACGACCAGGCGTAG
- a CDS encoding M6 family metalloprotease domain-containing protein has translation MASRGALPTSRLFKALSLMAATLLAVAGLSGSGGTGAPAPAPPPASRPCALRAVPGVPMSEGFGEQGRGGREFARATGVVRALTLMVDFPDARAPYAASERYGEFFPAVRQWFARASYGRLRYESTPVMRYIRMPRPFASYGIGRGYGWRAHEAMMRDLLRVADRGIDFRGYDLVNLLVTPNAGPPADKAVLSVTWTGASAATTDEGAHLDRVSVVYGRDQSGARVLSHENGHAFGLPDLYAAHNFPRTDRLAGQWDSMSLDWGLQGDLFAWHKWRLGWLDDAQIACIRGRRLHTLTLTPIEAPGGRKAAVVPFGPTRAYVIEARSAVGNDDEACREGVLVYEVHTDIGSGHGPVTVRDAHPGTGACEYSSGAFNSLNDAPFSAGEHFRAPDAGLTVDVLGRDPDSGGWTVRIARH, from the coding sequence GTGGCCAGCAGGGGTGCCCTGCCCACCAGCCGGCTGTTCAAGGCGCTGAGCCTGATGGCCGCCACGCTGCTCGCGGTGGCCGGCCTCAGCGGCAGCGGAGGCACCGGCGCCCCCGCCCCGGCCCCGCCGCCCGCCTCCCGGCCCTGCGCGCTGCGCGCGGTGCCGGGCGTGCCGATGTCGGAGGGCTTCGGGGAACAGGGCAGGGGCGGACGGGAGTTCGCGCGCGCCACGGGGGTCGTGCGGGCGCTCACGCTGATGGTGGACTTCCCGGACGCGCGGGCACCGTACGCGGCGAGCGAGCGGTACGGGGAGTTCTTCCCCGCGGTGCGCCAGTGGTTCGCCAGGGCGAGCTACGGGCGGCTGCGCTACGAGTCGACGCCCGTGATGCGGTACATACGCATGCCGCGCCCCTTTGCCTCGTACGGGATAGGGCGCGGCTACGGCTGGCGCGCGCACGAGGCCATGATGCGCGACCTCCTGCGGGTGGCCGACCGCGGCATCGACTTCCGCGGCTACGACCTCGTCAACCTCCTGGTCACCCCGAACGCCGGCCCGCCCGCGGACAAGGCCGTCCTGTCCGTCACCTGGACCGGCGCCTCCGCCGCCACGACCGACGAGGGCGCCCACCTCGACCGGGTCTCGGTCGTCTACGGCCGCGACCAGTCCGGCGCCCGCGTCCTGAGCCACGAGAACGGCCACGCCTTCGGACTCCCCGACCTCTACGCGGCCCACAACTTCCCCCGCACCGACCGCCTCGCCGGCCAATGGGACAGCATGTCCCTGGACTGGGGCCTGCAGGGCGACCTCTTCGCCTGGCACAAATGGCGCCTCGGCTGGCTGGACGACGCCCAGATAGCCTGCATACGCGGGCGCCGCCTGCACACCTTGACGCTGACCCCGATAGAGGCGCCGGGCGGCCGCAAAGCGGCCGTCGTCCCGTTCGGGCCGACCCGCGCATACGTCATAGAGGCGCGCTCCGCCGTCGGCAACGACGACGAGGCCTGCCGCGAGGGCGTCCTCGTCTACGAGGTCCACACCGACATCGGCTCCGGCCACGGCCCCGTCACCGTCCGCGACGCCCACCCGGGCACCGGCGCCTGCGAGTACAGCAGCGGCGCCTTCAACTCCCTCAACGACGCCCCCTTCAGCGCCGGCGAGCACTTCCGCGCCCCGGACGCCGGCCTGACGGTGGACGTACTCGGCCGGGACCCGGACTCCGGGGGCTGGACGGTGCGAATAGCCAGGCACTGA
- a CDS encoding nuclear transport factor 2 family protein produces MDSAEDDVNQAIAAELQLMDPRVRASRERAGQLLDPEFVEVGRSGRWWTYETMLAELPSHPGSSPDAPRFEPSAFSGVLLAPGLVHLTFETMLGEHRRTRHSSIWRKGDGAAGWRMYYHQATPVPPGMD; encoded by the coding sequence ATGGACAGTGCCGAAGACGATGTGAATCAGGCGATCGCGGCCGAGCTGCAGCTCATGGATCCGCGCGTACGTGCCTCGCGGGAGCGCGCCGGGCAGCTCCTCGACCCGGAGTTCGTGGAGGTCGGCAGGTCCGGGCGGTGGTGGACGTACGAGACCATGCTCGCCGAACTGCCCAGCCATCCGGGCAGTTCGCCGGACGCTCCCCGCTTCGAGCCCTCGGCCTTCTCGGGCGTGCTGCTCGCCCCGGGCCTGGTGCATCTGACGTTCGAGACGATGCTCGGCGAGCACCGGAGGACCAGGCACAGTTCGATCTGGCGCAAGGGGGACGGCGCCGCCGGCTGGCGGATGTACTACCACCAGGCCACGCCCGTGCCGCCCGGCATGGACTAG
- a CDS encoding XRE family transcriptional regulator: MPASPHDTREHWRLVRGHLNRHRYDLSELAVQALPDGQVIPGTPLLARRHWIPESPVPLERVRLNWQADAPPVPIDGSGPELDAIRPLRDDGTPYTYYADAVGDLARPRLFENRGCYRLLDVRTDQYGPALTFGRGQYFDVINICEAAAHEFASASLGAPGEAVPHPDLTPFRSAVGDPTDLARRPVMAATSTLTIRHDRTNGTAEFVLHWRDPGKVASGGGLYQVMPVGMFQSSHDASWNEANDFDLWRSIARELSEELLGDSEDYGSATAPIDYGAWPLMKSLDQARHDGTLNLYWLGLGMDPLTFVTDMLTVAVFDSELFDDTFRHIVSTNDEGHRVQMEDSTGHAVGIPFRADHIDRLTTNEPMQPAGAALLRLAWQHRDALLPT; encoded by the coding sequence TTGCCGGCCTCGCCCCACGACACCCGGGAACACTGGCGGCTCGTCCGCGGCCATCTGAACCGGCACCGCTACGACCTCTCCGAGCTGGCCGTCCAGGCGCTGCCCGACGGGCAGGTCATCCCCGGCACGCCCCTCCTCGCCCGCCGCCACTGGATCCCCGAGTCACCGGTCCCGCTGGAGCGAGTGCGTCTGAACTGGCAGGCCGACGCTCCGCCCGTACCGATCGACGGCAGCGGGCCCGAGCTGGACGCGATCCGCCCGCTCCGGGACGACGGCACCCCGTACACCTACTACGCCGACGCCGTCGGCGACCTGGCCCGCCCCCGCCTGTTCGAGAACCGTGGCTGCTATCGCCTGTTGGACGTGCGAACCGACCAGTACGGGCCGGCCCTGACCTTTGGCCGGGGGCAGTACTTCGACGTCATCAACATCTGCGAAGCCGCCGCCCACGAGTTCGCGTCGGCGTCCCTCGGCGCGCCCGGCGAGGCAGTTCCCCACCCGGACCTGACCCCGTTCCGATCGGCCGTCGGCGATCCGACCGACCTCGCCCGGCGGCCGGTCATGGCGGCCACGAGCACCCTCACCATCCGCCACGACCGCACGAACGGGACCGCCGAGTTCGTCCTGCACTGGCGCGACCCCGGCAAGGTCGCCAGCGGCGGAGGGCTCTACCAGGTCATGCCCGTCGGCATGTTCCAGTCCTCGCACGACGCGTCCTGGAACGAGGCCAACGACTTCGACCTGTGGCGCTCCATCGCACGCGAACTCAGCGAGGAACTCCTCGGCGACAGCGAGGACTACGGCAGCGCCACCGCCCCCATCGACTACGGCGCCTGGCCGCTGATGAAGTCCCTCGACCAGGCCCGGCACGACGGCACGCTCAATCTGTACTGGCTCGGCCTCGGCATGGACCCGCTCACCTTCGTCACCGACATGCTGACCGTCGCCGTCTTCGACTCCGAACTCTTCGACGACACCTTCCGGCACATCGTCTCCACCAACGACGAAGGCCACCGCGTGCAGATGGAAGACAGCACCGGTCACGCCGTCGGCATCCCCTTCCGCGCCGACCACATCGACCGCCTCACCACCAACGAGCCCATGCAGCCCGCCGGCGCCGCCCTCCTGCGGCTCGCCTGGCAGCACCGCGACGCGCTACTGCCCACCTAG